The following are encoded in a window of Roseimaritima ulvae genomic DNA:
- a CDS encoding FHA domain-containing protein yields the protein MKLRLEVCLDPQTRVDRTFDQTVMTAGRSRACDLVIAQSVVSSKHVRFHVGDTGLEVTDLGSANGTFVNDEPLRGTVSIDRGDLVRLGKSGPALRILDYAAPARAPEHAPLRVTPNVDHSAAPPASITPMPDRPSVFRHTQHGGGVVADGLRPHPSPAAADSRPAPPAPASRWHADATSQQHEQGNQSSSTTRMMVRQLEGQQKRWKAFAVGGVAGLGAVLLVLLLVLLAVFQRPSSMNAQQILADWRGSVFLVITQDGDEVSRATAFLVDRQGTFATNSHVTRGVERVLANGGQAMLISEAGELVFTIDAAITHPDYRDATDADVDLSRHYPDVGLLTVKDYDEKIRPVRLASRSRAQSLSPGTDLCFVGFPVFNRGDYLADKKQVIPRTGVGKIVRVCSYKEDNEGELRLIENDMSAQRGGASGSPIFDKDGQVVAILAGGILAAGDNPGVLPFCIRIDELHELLEQH from the coding sequence ATGAAACTGCGTCTTGAAGTCTGCCTAGATCCGCAAACACGAGTCGACCGAACGTTTGATCAAACAGTCATGACAGCCGGACGCAGTCGCGCCTGTGATCTGGTGATCGCACAATCGGTCGTCTCGTCAAAGCACGTCCGCTTCCACGTCGGCGACACCGGTCTGGAGGTCACGGACCTCGGTTCAGCCAACGGAACTTTCGTCAATGACGAACCGTTGCGGGGCACCGTCTCGATCGATCGTGGAGATCTGGTGCGGCTGGGCAAATCCGGGCCCGCCCTGCGGATACTCGATTACGCCGCCCCTGCAAGGGCCCCCGAACATGCGCCCTTGCGGGTCACTCCAAACGTCGATCACAGCGCAGCACCGCCGGCATCGATCACTCCCATGCCCGACAGGCCAAGCGTCTTTCGACACACCCAGCACGGCGGCGGCGTGGTGGCGGACGGCTTACGCCCCCACCCCAGTCCCGCTGCTGCCGATTCGCGTCCTGCGCCGCCTGCCCCGGCCTCCCGGTGGCACGCTGACGCTACGTCCCAGCAGCACGAACAGGGAAACCAATCCAGTTCCACCACCAGGATGATGGTCCGTCAACTGGAAGGCCAGCAGAAAAGATGGAAAGCGTTTGCGGTCGGTGGCGTCGCGGGCTTGGGAGCGGTATTGCTGGTCTTGCTGTTGGTCCTGCTGGCCGTCTTTCAACGCCCCAGCAGCATGAATGCGCAGCAGATACTTGCGGACTGGCGGGGTTCGGTGTTTCTGGTCATCACACAGGATGGAGATGAAGTCAGTCGAGCGACGGCTTTCCTGGTGGATCGGCAAGGAACTTTCGCAACCAACTCACACGTCACACGCGGCGTCGAGCGGGTGCTCGCAAATGGTGGACAAGCCATGTTGATTAGCGAAGCGGGTGAGCTGGTTTTTACGATCGATGCGGCTATCACCCATCCCGATTATCGAGATGCGACCGACGCGGATGTCGATCTCTCAAGACATTACCCGGATGTTGGACTACTGACGGTTAAAGACTACGACGAAAAAATTCGCCCGGTGCGGCTTGCCTCTCGTTCGCGTGCCCAATCGCTGTCCCCGGGAACCGACCTCTGCTTTGTAGGTTTTCCCGTGTTTAATAGAGGCGACTACTTGGCCGACAAAAAACAAGTGATCCCCAGGACCGGTGTGGGAAAAATTGTGCGTGTCTGTTCTTACAAAGAGGATAACGAAGGAGAGCTACGACTGATCGAGAATGACATGAGCGCCCAACGGGGCGGCGCAAGCGGCAGCCCCATTTTTGATAAAGATGGGCAAGTTGTCGCCATCCTCGCAGGTGGCATCCTCGCCGCCGGCGACAACCCTGGAGTGCTGCCGTTTTGCATACGTATTGACGAGCTCCACGAACTCTTAGAACAACATTAA
- a CDS encoding serine/threonine protein kinase, with amino-acid sequence MSSQSNLDLSGQIIGGGRYEVIRCIGAGGMGSVWLAIQKSIGAEVVLKIPLPSMLEDEGFRARFQLEMDSLAKLSNKHPAIVNVIDVGEHEGVPFVAMQYLAGGSLEDRMQRLRKAYLAGSDPRKVFRWLSEMAEALDFVHARKFIHRDVKPANILFDDAGRPYLADFGIAKITSEATASRPAITHADQVVGTLEYSAYELLLGEKLDGKVDQYALAVTLYEVLAGKRPFKGNNPSRISMLQKANQPERIESLCVGLPEQAADAIHRALSPQPSQRFASCVRFADAYLEAFTKTAPSEVQSQPNQRQPSQPLVQQTHARPVPSQPKQPRPLQTQPVPTTASRSGGLRPVAGPPTTAPYQADSKRRSSVFRPSKRETATEAISAPTTDTDSAPTEPLSDKHRAAASEPLAVVGPAVRQPQQGGSVRVPAWHSRSLTCPWCWNQFRPHEILWIAEHPDLHGDFKLPNEQKRFLPDLFTADCEGIDARGSRCHRTACPSCHLLVPREFIDFQPIFVSVVGIPTSGKSCLITSMAWQLRKTLPNNFQLTFTDADPELNANLCAHEDVLFLQDSGKLTRLPKTMVEGDGYKHTTIDGKQVSLAQPMIFSLRPMPTHPNFHSAQGISYTLCMYDQPGEQFLPGNANHSTRHLACADALIFVFDPSQHPKFRAAIGRSTDPQFHSGFYGGNTVRQELSLIEVANRIKKFGQSSSHQKCDKPLIFVVNKYDAWAAHFNGKRLRDPWGKSKRRDPSLPDSLDLSYIKSFSKKMRQVLLAHCPEVVSTTEDLFSDVTYVPTSAFGRPIEQDAQTGVDGVRTKDLNPMWAEVPLLTLLSNIRRGLIRKV; translated from the coding sequence GTGTCGAGCCAATCCAATCTTGACCTATCGGGACAAATTATCGGTGGAGGCAGGTACGAAGTCATCCGATGCATCGGCGCCGGCGGGATGGGCTCGGTGTGGCTGGCCATTCAAAAATCGATTGGCGCCGAGGTCGTTCTTAAAATCCCATTGCCATCGATGTTGGAGGATGAGGGTTTTCGTGCCAGATTCCAGCTGGAAATGGACTCGCTGGCAAAGCTTTCCAACAAACACCCTGCGATCGTGAATGTGATCGATGTGGGCGAACACGAGGGCGTTCCCTTTGTTGCCATGCAATATCTTGCCGGCGGGTCCCTCGAGGACCGCATGCAGCGGTTGCGCAAAGCCTATTTGGCGGGCAGCGACCCGCGAAAAGTCTTCCGGTGGTTGTCCGAAATGGCAGAGGCCCTGGACTTTGTGCATGCCAGAAAATTCATTCACCGCGATGTAAAACCGGCAAACATTCTGTTTGATGACGCGGGGCGTCCCTACCTAGCCGATTTTGGCATCGCCAAAATTACCAGCGAAGCCACCGCGTCCAGACCGGCGATCACCCATGCCGACCAAGTTGTGGGCACTCTGGAGTACAGCGCGTATGAACTGTTGCTAGGGGAAAAGTTGGATGGAAAAGTTGATCAATACGCCCTTGCGGTGACACTCTACGAAGTGCTTGCCGGCAAGCGGCCCTTTAAGGGCAATAACCCCTCGCGCATCAGCATGCTACAGAAAGCGAATCAACCCGAACGCATTGAATCGCTGTGCGTCGGTTTGCCAGAGCAAGCTGCTGACGCAATCCATCGAGCGCTGTCGCCGCAACCGTCCCAGCGATTTGCCAGTTGCGTGCGATTTGCCGACGCCTACTTAGAAGCCTTTACCAAAACCGCCCCAAGTGAAGTTCAAAGCCAACCCAATCAACGCCAACCCAGCCAGCCCTTGGTTCAGCAAACTCATGCTCGGCCGGTGCCGTCGCAGCCGAAACAGCCGCGTCCATTGCAAACCCAACCGGTCCCCACTACGGCTAGCCGTAGTGGCGGCTTGCGACCGGTTGCAGGCCCGCCAACCACAGCGCCTTACCAGGCAGATTCGAAACGTCGTAGCAGTGTGTTCCGGCCTAGCAAACGAGAAACCGCAACGGAAGCGATTTCAGCGCCCACCACGGATACGGATTCGGCTCCCACCGAACCCCTATCGGACAAGCATCGCGCGGCAGCAAGCGAGCCCCTTGCGGTCGTCGGCCCTGCGGTCCGCCAACCCCAGCAGGGAGGCAGCGTTCGCGTTCCCGCTTGGCATAGCCGTAGCTTGACATGCCCTTGGTGCTGGAATCAGTTTCGTCCGCATGAAATCCTCTGGATCGCTGAGCATCCAGACCTGCACGGCGACTTCAAACTACCCAATGAGCAAAAACGATTTCTTCCGGATCTATTTACGGCGGACTGCGAGGGCATTGACGCGCGCGGAAGTCGCTGCCACCGCACGGCCTGTCCCAGTTGTCATTTGCTCGTGCCGCGGGAGTTCATTGACTTCCAGCCGATCTTTGTGTCCGTCGTGGGTATCCCCACTTCGGGCAAAAGTTGCCTGATCACATCGATGGCATGGCAGCTACGCAAAACGTTGCCGAACAATTTTCAGTTGACGTTTACGGATGCGGACCCCGAGCTGAACGCAAATCTTTGCGCCCACGAAGACGTGCTGTTTCTGCAAGACTCCGGCAAGCTGACTCGACTGCCCAAGACGATGGTCGAAGGGGATGGCTATAAGCACACCACGATTGATGGTAAGCAGGTCAGCTTAGCGCAACCGATGATCTTTTCGTTGCGTCCCATGCCCACCCACCCTAACTTCCATTCGGCCCAAGGCATTTCGTACACACTATGTATGTATGACCAACCGGGCGAACAATTTTTGCCAGGAAATGCGAATCACTCCACACGCCATTTGGCATGTGCGGACGCTCTCATATTCGTGTTCGACCCCTCTCAACACCCGAAATTCCGGGCCGCCATCGGCAGGTCCACAGACCCTCAGTTTCACTCTGGGTTTTATGGCGGCAACACCGTTCGCCAGGAACTTTCACTGATCGAAGTTGCGAACCGAATCAAGAAATTTGGGCAATCTTCGTCCCATCAGAAATGCGACAAGCCACTGATCTTTGTGGTCAACAAATACGATGCTTGGGCAGCTCACTTTAACGGCAAACGACTTCGTGACCCCTGGGGAAAATCCAAACGTCGTGATCCCTCGCTTCCCGATTCGCTGGACCTGTCGTACATCAAAAGCTTCTCCAAAAAGATGCGGCAGGTTCTATTGGCTCACTGCCCCGAAGTCGTATCGACCACCGAAGACCTGTTCTCAGACGTAACCTATGTGCCAACCAGCGCATTTGGGCGGCCCATTGAGCAAGACGCGCAAACCGGAGTAGATGGCGTACGCACGAAAGACCTGAACCCGATGTGGGCCGAGGTCCCATTGCTAACCTTGCTTAGCAATATTCGCCGCGGTTTGATCCGGAAAGTTTGA
- a CDS encoding VWA domain-containing protein, which yields MRIRGRDVQVFSVSFLDVISCALGGTLLLLLAMEERSQQIVQEAQHKQQQAETERDAAQENVQRLAQLQKALTGLGGNLKHVVYVIDVSGSMAESEDSNAIPEHYLNQFCLKITELPSEDFNVVSFNHEAHVWQPNRMLEHSDRNVERACAHVRTLRAENMTNTYKALQAAYGLPGVDTIILFTDGDPSVNAAGIPLADDDPAASDRYKQELVDFVAAQGDSIILNTVAIGEKVDSSFLSNLAAIGGGANTSL from the coding sequence ATGCGAATACGAGGCCGCGACGTTCAAGTCTTCAGCGTGTCATTCCTGGACGTCATTTCCTGCGCGTTGGGGGGGACCCTGTTGCTGCTCTTGGCAATGGAAGAACGAAGCCAGCAGATCGTTCAAGAAGCACAACACAAACAGCAGCAAGCGGAAACGGAACGAGATGCCGCGCAAGAAAACGTCCAGCGGTTAGCTCAACTTCAGAAAGCTTTAACGGGCCTGGGAGGCAACTTGAAGCACGTCGTTTACGTCATCGACGTTTCCGGAAGCATGGCAGAGTCGGAGGATTCTAACGCCATCCCGGAGCACTACCTCAATCAGTTCTGCCTAAAAATCACAGAGTTGCCGTCCGAAGATTTTAACGTGGTCAGCTTCAACCATGAGGCTCACGTCTGGCAACCGAACCGCATGCTCGAACACTCCGATCGCAACGTCGAACGCGCCTGTGCACATGTCCGCACGCTCCGCGCCGAAAACATGACCAACACCTATAAAGCCCTGCAAGCGGCCTACGGTTTACCCGGTGTTGACACCATCATCTTATTCACCGACGGAGACCCCAGCGTGAATGCTGCCGGCATCCCCTTGGCTGATGACGATCCCGCAGCTTCGGATCGATACAAACAGGAATTAGTTGATTTTGTGGCCGCTCAAGGAGATTCGATCATTTTAAACACCGTTGCGATCGGCGAGAAGGTCGACAGTAGCTTTCTGTCAAACCTGGCGGCGATCGGTGGTGGAGCCAACACCAGTCTATAG
- a CDS encoding FHA domain-containing protein has translation MYYGIDFGSEMLKVASTNDIGDQQVLIQLSQTDPFLPTAISLFQQQNSPQPGVAVGWDVYDQRAMNRSIASSFRDDIDDEAKRLVHNRQLILAEFFQAILSTLQLTNDFAMSIPDDWGHANWTLGTVFRNGVRPAMFVREWQTICCTNAELCGDVSIFASLGSGPARLTLCQLKEQCWTPLKSVRLNSISGAKLKKRIIDWVAEEMISEFRLDPREHLEAYCQIVNSVDRAFIQLAHSGTATIDATVLGRRLQRNLDGVVMMEMAADMATSLRGALESLVKNIQSDTIDVVLWGELTLILPIADWCLPFCRGGTQPIHCSLDSVAAGTARLCAATTESNCLDNADLYEAIDTETGAYWTALLEVSESMDVIPVLRDLPVSLAAGRVPTPAAITIVETNEKRVVGAQLLIGRSPKAEWSFPSDKYPELSFEHCVLLKRKSEYFLKDLNSTNGTFVNGERISIHRIQNGDQFQLGESGPTFRFASQ, from the coding sequence ATGTACTACGGCATCGACTTCGGATCGGAAATGCTCAAGGTTGCGTCGACAAACGATATTGGCGATCAACAGGTACTGATTCAATTAAGTCAGACCGACCCGTTCCTGCCCACGGCGATTTCATTGTTCCAGCAGCAGAATAGTCCACAACCGGGCGTCGCCGTTGGCTGGGACGTCTATGATCAGCGGGCCATGAACAGGTCGATAGCCTCCTCCTTTCGAGACGACATTGATGACGAAGCGAAACGGCTCGTCCATAATCGCCAGCTTATCCTGGCAGAGTTCTTCCAAGCGATTTTGTCAACGTTGCAGTTGACGAATGATTTCGCGATGTCGATTCCGGACGACTGGGGGCATGCCAACTGGACACTCGGCACCGTTTTTCGCAATGGCGTTCGACCAGCAATGTTCGTACGCGAATGGCAAACGATTTGCTGCACCAATGCCGAGCTCTGCGGCGACGTGAGCATCTTCGCCTCACTCGGCAGTGGCCCCGCCCGGCTAACCCTCTGCCAACTTAAAGAGCAATGCTGGACGCCGTTGAAAAGTGTCCGATTGAATTCGATTTCTGGAGCGAAGCTTAAGAAACGAATCATCGATTGGGTTGCCGAGGAAATGATTTCCGAATTTCGATTAGACCCACGCGAACACTTGGAAGCCTATTGCCAAATTGTGAATTCGGTTGATCGTGCGTTCATCCAACTGGCTCATTCAGGAACGGCCACTATCGATGCAACGGTGCTCGGCAGACGCCTGCAACGAAACCTAGATGGCGTTGTGATGATGGAGATGGCCGCAGACATGGCGACATCCTTGCGCGGCGCTCTTGAGTCCCTGGTCAAAAACATCCAGTCCGACACGATCGACGTTGTGCTGTGGGGCGAACTAACGTTGATATTACCCATTGCCGACTGGTGCCTGCCTTTCTGTCGCGGAGGCACCCAGCCCATCCACTGTTCTCTTGACTCCGTTGCGGCGGGCACGGCGAGATTATGTGCCGCCACCACCGAATCGAACTGCCTGGACAACGCCGATTTGTACGAGGCCATCGACACGGAAACCGGCGCGTATTGGACGGCTCTATTGGAAGTCTCGGAATCGATGGATGTGATTCCCGTGTTGCGAGACCTTCCCGTTTCCCTAGCAGCCGGACGGGTTCCGACCCCCGCCGCAATTACGATTGTCGAAACGAATGAGAAACGTGTCGTTGGGGCGCAATTGCTAATTGGCCGCAGCCCCAAAGCCGAATGGTCCTTTCCATCCGACAAGTACCCAGAACTGTCATTTGAACATTGCGTGTTGTTGAAACGCAAGAGTGAGTACTTCCTCAAAGACCTCAACAGCACCAACGGAACGTTCGTCAACGGCGAACGCATCTCCATTCATCGCATTCAAAACGGCGACCAGTTTCAACTGGGCGAGTCGGGGCCCACGTTTCGTTTTGCTTCCCAGTAG
- a CDS encoding MotA/TolQ/ExbB proton channel family protein: MLRSMQHWINLFTLMAFGAALASLAARWRFVNVQSQKIDESMLSPDDQTLLLPEDALQLRQAMNQPNQTDPSMINLLLGTALQRARANWSAEDVSAALESHAEIIQAETESQYATIRYLAWAIPSIGFVGTVMGIGEAMGVFGQDAEGESLISAAAGHLSTAFDTTFVALVLSLILMYFVHRVQADEDSLLVRVLEACMKRFVHRMHIKKE; encoded by the coding sequence ATGCTGCGATCGATGCAACACTGGATCAACCTGTTCACGCTAATGGCATTTGGGGCCGCCCTGGCATCGCTGGCCGCGCGGTGGCGGTTTGTGAACGTGCAGTCCCAAAAAATTGATGAATCCATGTTGAGCCCCGATGACCAAACCCTGTTGCTGCCAGAAGATGCGTTGCAGTTGCGTCAAGCCATGAACCAACCCAACCAGACGGATCCGTCGATGATCAACCTCCTATTAGGAACCGCCTTGCAGCGAGCCCGAGCGAATTGGTCGGCTGAGGACGTTAGCGCAGCGCTCGAGTCCCATGCGGAAATCATTCAGGCAGAAACGGAATCGCAGTACGCAACCATTCGATACTTGGCCTGGGCCATTCCCTCGATCGGTTTTGTGGGCACCGTGATGGGCATTGGCGAAGCTATGGGTGTGTTTGGCCAGGACGCGGAAGGAGAGTCGCTAATCTCCGCTGCGGCGGGTCACCTAAGTACCGCCTTCGACACCACATTCGTAGCCTTGGTATTGAGTTTGATCCTGATGTATTTCGTCCATCGGGTCCAAGCAGACGAAGACTCTTTGCTGGTCCGCGTGCTGGAAGCATGTATGAAAAGATTCGTTCACCGCATGCACATCAAGAAGGAGTAA
- a CDS encoding FHA domain-containing protein yields MNCFFDLRNASVASPQQTGATRSEKPGIDYPDTALDRKPLYGEPEDPSASFGDDSGEGFGDERDTKPESIDSPPSRGAIAPGTYFDDVRSADKGKRDRAVSYRPVLRPPMAILSIFDDDMQTADVVRLRGPEFVIGRSSGDFVVPHELLMSGEHAKISRRLENDYHSWYLTDLGSTNGTYLRLKTSKLPHNREFIIGAFRYRFNAAPQGSGRAASQPEQAVEQSNKTLGWQKVNPDENFQAKQSIIRITPQGETREFKFNGTDQIIGCEKDCDIFIGDDETVSSKHARIYMDEHRRWHILDLDSLNGTWLSIKEKKIDMRAHFQIGEQRFCIRFP; encoded by the coding sequence ATGAATTGCTTTTTCGATCTTCGTAACGCGTCGGTCGCCTCGCCCCAGCAAACCGGTGCGACCCGATCTGAAAAACCCGGCATCGACTATCCCGACACAGCGTTGGATCGGAAACCACTGTATGGCGAGCCCGAGGACCCCAGCGCCAGCTTCGGTGATGATTCTGGCGAAGGGTTTGGCGACGAACGGGACACCAAGCCTGAATCGATAGACTCCCCGCCCTCGCGTGGAGCCATCGCGCCAGGCACCTACTTCGACGACGTTCGTTCGGCCGACAAGGGCAAACGCGACCGGGCCGTGAGTTATCGTCCGGTGCTGCGACCACCGATGGCGATCCTGTCCATTTTCGATGACGACATGCAAACCGCAGACGTCGTACGGCTCAGAGGTCCGGAATTCGTTATCGGCCGCTCGTCTGGTGATTTCGTCGTGCCCCACGAGCTTCTGATGTCCGGCGAACACGCCAAAATTTCCCGTCGCCTGGAGAACGACTATCACAGTTGGTACCTAACCGATTTGGGCAGCACCAACGGAACATACCTGCGACTCAAGACCAGCAAACTACCGCACAATCGTGAATTCATCATTGGTGCGTTTCGCTACCGGTTTAACGCGGCACCTCAAGGCAGCGGCCGCGCAGCGTCGCAGCCCGAACAGGCCGTCGAGCAGTCCAACAAAACGCTGGGCTGGCAGAAAGTAAACCCCGACGAGAATTTCCAAGCCAAGCAGTCGATCATTCGCATCACGCCCCAAGGCGAAACCCGCGAGTTCAAATTCAACGGTACCGACCAAATAATTGGTTGTGAGAAAGATTGCGACATTTTTATTGGCGATGATGAAACGGTCAGTTCGAAACACGCTCGTATTTACATGGACGAACACCGTCGCTGGCATATCCTTGATCTGGATTCGCTGAACGGAACGTGGCTTTCGATCAAAGAAAAAAAAATCGATATGCGAGCTCACTTTCAAATTGGTGAGCAACGTTTCTGCATAAGGTTCCCCTGA
- a CDS encoding GAP1-N2 domain-containing protein has translation MAKQMVYTSVREGVFPGTSGYCPVLITEGMPRTQCNFLESLSVYRINNTLNGKSVAATPANYEHLLRVNPPNFAHLKFDYRRESKSVLLKTCLAEFDYSSRLRKLSHFLVLDDAEHSLAGPAWVMSQPRVFLGSWGGEPQTIKTEKRIPDATVTAQSCQYWQQITGDAGWAGRLAETALQRAPHPLLMVYDSNTDVLRLVQEAVALLPPKDRWKATFATNYSELPPQITCNWRFVERTSPELQAAHGMPNGVFLDLANPEPCPDGPAADAARSGVLLDANQSPGRVFSTRPQSPATPPPPPPEGSLPAEPPIANLVPDQRTAGHSPPGRHRPAGTRSPDSKTLLIIGLIGFVAVVLLCVPATLIVASRFGQQENTPVTNPNQETTTINTVATPTDDATMPGDSTTAPGDSTTAPGDSATAPGDSATTPGDSATTPGDSATAPGDSATAPGDSTTAPGDSATTPGDSATTPGDSATAPGDSATAPGDSATAPGDSATTAGDSTTAPGDNMAASDAATGTSDAAPNTPNDGTGTPAKADASDSGTPEAARPATPEQLAESFLESISLYQKLPVGRAAADYVFPFPRKSTRNLPISSLALPNEYKLELTLERCWNGGITYSQEPSEYQFNFQQSNSRENLWELRMGQNTVAELYIPTKSQRLLTLDCKVPGLYLRMVFASSDYLLVAKLTTPEQVTLTRKYQFLQPFRYHEPQSLTMDDFQDSPRKTINPFSNNSQNRLEKAAEFIANIEIWRKPMKATVAFHPGTIQGESESLTELKIDPPQLNVKTSDRGSNQLPSCELSAKCTRYIAGPKKKPNAATSRDLLLKDLEDLKELLPQPTELDATDPAAPAVPAVPADLEQAIAYTQAMHDAEIEFPLNLHATLTVEDTTLYLLVPRSSQTK, from the coding sequence GTGGCTAAACAAATGGTCTATACGTCCGTTCGCGAGGGCGTTTTCCCTGGCACCAGCGGATACTGCCCGGTCCTTATCACCGAGGGCATGCCGCGGACCCAGTGCAACTTTCTTGAGAGCCTTAGCGTCTACCGCATCAACAATACTTTAAATGGTAAAAGTGTGGCGGCGACGCCCGCGAACTATGAACACCTGTTGCGGGTCAATCCGCCCAACTTCGCCCATCTCAAGTTTGACTATCGCCGCGAATCCAAAAGCGTTCTGCTAAAAACTTGCCTCGCCGAATTTGATTACTCGAGTCGGCTTCGCAAACTCAGCCACTTTCTGGTGCTAGACGATGCAGAGCATTCCTTGGCAGGCCCCGCCTGGGTAATGTCGCAACCGCGTGTTTTTCTCGGCAGCTGGGGCGGCGAACCACAAACGATCAAAACCGAAAAACGCATACCCGACGCGACGGTGACCGCGCAAAGCTGTCAGTACTGGCAACAGATAACCGGCGACGCAGGCTGGGCCGGTCGACTCGCCGAAACAGCTCTTCAACGCGCACCGCATCCGCTCTTGATGGTCTATGACTCAAATACCGACGTGCTGCGATTGGTACAGGAAGCCGTCGCACTGCTACCGCCAAAAGATCGCTGGAAAGCCACTTTTGCAACCAACTACTCCGAGTTGCCTCCGCAGATCACCTGCAACTGGCGGTTCGTGGAGCGAACCTCGCCGGAACTACAAGCGGCTCACGGCATGCCCAATGGAGTCTTCCTTGATCTTGCCAATCCGGAACCTTGCCCCGACGGCCCCGCAGCCGACGCCGCCCGCAGCGGCGTTTTGCTCGACGCAAACCAATCCCCAGGGCGAGTCTTTTCCACGCGGCCCCAATCTCCGGCAACGCCGCCTCCTCCACCGCCTGAGGGGAGCCTGCCCGCCGAACCGCCGATCGCCAACCTCGTCCCCGATCAGCGAACGGCCGGCCATTCGCCACCGGGACGTCATCGCCCGGCCGGGACAAGGTCGCCTGACAGCAAAACACTGTTAATCATTGGATTAATCGGCTTCGTTGCGGTCGTGCTGCTGTGCGTCCCCGCGACGCTCATCGTGGCTTCCAGATTCGGCCAACAAGAAAACACCCCCGTCACAAATCCAAATCAAGAAACGACTACGATTAACACGGTCGCCACGCCGACAGACGATGCCACAATGCCCGGCGACAGCACCACGGCGCCCGGTGACAGCACCACGGCGCCCGGTGACAGCGCCACGGCGCCCGGTGACAGCGCCACGACGCCCGGCGACAGTGCCACGACGCCCGGCGACAGTGCCACGGCGCCCGGTGACAGTGCCACAGCGCCCGGCGACAGCACCACGGCGCCCGGTGACAGCGCCACGACGCCCGGTGACAGCGCCACGACGCCCGGCGACAGCGCCACAGCGCCCGGTGACAGCGCCACAGCGCCCGGTGACAGCGCCACAGCGCCCGGTGACAGCGCCACGACGGCCGGCGACAGCACCACGGCGCCCGGCGACAACATGGCTGCATCGGACGCTGCCACCGGCACTTCAGACGCTGCCCCCAACACGCCTAATGATGGAACAGGCACGCCTGCCAAAGCCGACGCGTCTGACAGTGGGACGCCTGAGGCTGCACGTCCCGCTACCCCAGAGCAGCTTGCCGAATCCTTTCTTGAATCAATCTCGCTTTACCAAAAACTACCTGTAGGGCGAGCAGCCGCCGACTACGTCTTTCCGTTTCCGCGCAAATCCACACGCAATCTGCCGATTTCCTCGTTAGCGCTGCCGAACGAATACAAGCTGGAGTTGACTTTAGAGCGATGCTGGAACGGCGGCATCACCTACTCTCAAGAACCGAGTGAGTATCAGTTTAATTTTCAGCAATCCAATTCCCGTGAAAATCTGTGGGAGTTGCGGATGGGACAAAACACAGTTGCCGAACTGTATATCCCGACGAAAAGCCAGCGACTCCTGACACTTGATTGCAAGGTACCCGGCTTGTATTTGCGCATGGTCTTTGCGTCTTCTGATTACTTGCTAGTAGCCAAACTGACCACACCAGAACAGGTGACGCTGACGCGTAAATACCAATTCCTGCAGCCGTTTCGATACCATGAACCGCAATCATTGACGATGGACGACTTCCAAGACTCTCCCAGAAAAACCATCAACCCTTTTTCGAATAACTCACAAAATCGTCTCGAGAAGGCTGCTGAGTTCATTGCAAATATTGAGATCTGGCGAAAGCCAATGAAAGCGACGGTTGCGTTCCATCCAGGAACAATTCAGGGGGAATCGGAATCGCTAACCGAATTGAAAATCGATCCTCCCCAGCTCAATGTGAAAACATCTGACCGCGGTAGCAATCAACTTCCCTCCTGCGAACTCAGCGCCAAGTGCACTCGGTATATCGCTGGGCCCAAAAAGAAACCCAACGCGGCGACCTCCAGAGATTTACTGTTGAAGGACCTGGAAGACTTGAAAGAGTTACTGCCCCAACCTACCGAACTGGACGCGACCGACCCAGCGGCACCAGCGGTGCCAGCGGTGCCAGCGGATCTCGAACAGGCCATCGCCTATACCCAGGCAATGCATGACGCCGAAATTGAATTTCCGCTCAACTTGCATGCCACCTTAACCGTCGAAGACACGACCCTCTATTTACTTGTACCTCGCTCTTCGCAAACCAAATAA